The following proteins come from a genomic window of Stegostoma tigrinum isolate sSteTig4 chromosome 30, sSteTig4.hap1, whole genome shotgun sequence:
- the LOC125465827 gene encoding gap junction beta-7 protein-like, producing MLNTTTPELQKGSVMEMTLTFLSGTGAHVSSRVRNYLALIFGIRSLILIINAFTIWKDDFFDLKCNSTRVGCHHQCYTQFSPMSPFTLFTLQIVFIFTLSTANYLYNRDSLYVSQTKEWTTGFINMIAKTLIEGFFLFLHHMLYPNILRPHLFECHITPCEKTVICTMLKSQQKDVFVIWMYICSCASLLIGVTEIYSSVAKCTFKSGIYHL from the exons atgttgaatactACAACTCCAG AACTACAGAAGGGTTCAGTCATGGAGATGACCTTGACATTCCTGAGTGGCACTGGAGCCCATGTCTCATCCCGTGTCAGAAACTATTTGGCTCTAATCTTCGGTATTCGTTCCCTCATTCTTATCATCAATGCATTCACCATTTGGAAGGATGACTTTTTCGATCTGAAGTGTAATTCCACCCGGGTGGGCTGTCACCACCAATGTTATACGCAGTTTTCACCTATGTCACCATTTACCTTATTCACACTGCAAATAGTGTTCATTTTCACCCTCTCGACTGCAAACTATTTATACAACAGAGACAGTCTGTATGTGTCTCAGACCAAAGAATGGACAACAGGCTTTATCAACATGATTGCCAAAACACTAATTGAAGGATTCTTCCTGTTTTTGCATCATATGCTCTACCCAAATATACTGAGGCCACACTTATTTGAATGTCACATAACTCCCTGTGAAAAGACTGTGATTTGCACAATGTTGAAAAGCCAACAGAAAGATGTCTTTGTGATATGGATGTACATATGTTCATGTGCTTCTCTCTTGAttggggttacagagatatacTCTTCAGTAGCAAAATGTACTTTTAAAAGCGGCATATATcacctgtaa